One Arthrobacter sp. Marseille-P9274 genomic region harbors:
- a CDS encoding universal stress protein: MPIVMIHRSSRDDAPALTAAQELSRERGEDLIVMAAGSGSRADGAAELEYQAFLDQVRHHLDSQTQWRAELIAPGDDPTEALVEHVETIRPSVVVIGTHHRSAVGKLIFGHDLQRLLMDIEVPILLIKPPRK; the protein is encoded by the coding sequence ATGCCAATCGTCATGATCCACCGTTCCTCGCGGGATGATGCACCCGCACTCACCGCTGCGCAGGAACTCAGCCGCGAGCGGGGCGAGGACCTCATCGTCATGGCCGCAGGATCGGGAAGCCGCGCCGACGGCGCAGCCGAACTCGAATACCAGGCCTTCCTCGACCAAGTGCGGCACCACCTCGACAGCCAGACCCAATGGCGCGCCGAACTGATCGCCCCCGGGGACGACCCCACGGAAGCGCTCGTCGAACACGTCGAAACCATCCGGCCCTCCGTGGTGGTCATCGGCACGCATCATCGATCGGCGGTCGGCAAACTGATCTTCGGCCACGACCTCCAACGCCTGCTCATGGACATAGAAGTCCCGATCCTGCTCATTAAGCCCCCGCGCAAATGA
- the rraA gene encoding ribonuclease E activity regulator RraA, giving the protein MKATPMFTHKKFLAGSHTTSDLADLIGDDVRSCDDQMRNYGGRTRFAGTIRTLRSPDDNVLLKDVLSEPGENQVLVVDGEGSTHTALIGDVIAAIGARNGWAGVIINGSVRDQHLLGQVTIGVKAIGSNPRRSGKAGSGEADVPVTFGGVTFTPGETVYSDEDGIIVVPSPIEG; this is encoded by the coding sequence ATGAAAGCGACACCGATGTTCACCCACAAGAAATTCCTTGCCGGATCCCACACCACCTCCGACCTTGCCGATCTGATCGGCGACGATGTCCGCTCATGCGATGATCAGATGAGGAACTACGGAGGCCGGACACGTTTCGCCGGGACCATCCGCACCCTGCGGAGCCCCGATGACAACGTGCTGCTCAAAGACGTGCTGTCCGAACCCGGCGAAAACCAGGTTCTGGTCGTCGACGGCGAAGGATCTACCCACACCGCGCTGATCGGAGACGTCATCGCAGCCATCGGCGCGCGCAACGGGTGGGCCGGCGTGATCATCAACGGCTCGGTCAGAGACCAGCATCTGCTCGGCCAGGTCACGATAGGAGTAAAAGCGATCGGCTCAAACCCCCGCCGCAGCGGCAAAGCCGGCTCCGGTGAAGCGGACGTCCCGGTCACCTTCGGTGGCGTGACCTTCACCCCCGGCGAGACCGTGTACAGCGACGAAGACGGCATTATTGTGGTGCCCTCACCCATCGAGGGCTGA
- a CDS encoding GntR family transcriptional regulator produces the protein MATSISNASTRVSAGTIVYRQLRDQIAGLELQPGTRLNESELSATLQVSRTPLREAIRMLLTEGLVVQLPTGGVVVSELSERHLHEVYSARAAIEEVIARQACRNATADDVRRLRTLLERLERSLEDAGTTMELGGDFHRVLADIADHSVCNRLLDQLSPHTHRYRTLSNDTRERREQALAEHREIVQALETGDSDLVGQLMRRHIETAAGAAAESDILAPAASAMT, from the coding sequence GTGGCTACGTCGATCAGCAATGCAAGCACTCGTGTTTCAGCTGGAACCATCGTCTACCGACAGCTGAGGGACCAGATCGCTGGCCTCGAGCTGCAACCAGGGACGCGCCTGAACGAGAGCGAGCTGTCCGCTACCCTGCAGGTCAGCAGGACCCCGCTGCGCGAAGCCATCCGGATGCTCCTGACCGAAGGTCTCGTTGTCCAGCTGCCCACCGGGGGCGTCGTCGTCAGCGAGCTCAGCGAGCGTCACCTTCACGAGGTCTACTCGGCGCGCGCCGCGATCGAAGAGGTGATCGCGCGGCAGGCCTGCCGGAACGCAACTGCCGACGACGTCCGCCGGCTCCGCACACTGCTGGAGCGGCTCGAACGAAGCCTTGAGGACGCCGGCACGACCATGGAACTCGGCGGCGACTTTCATCGCGTCCTGGCGGACATCGCGGACCACTCGGTGTGCAACCGGCTGCTCGACCAGCTCAGCCCGCACACCCACAGGTATCGCACCCTCTCCAACGACACCCGGGAACGCCGCGAACAAGCCCTCGCTGAACACCGGGAAATCGTTCAGGCACTCGAGACCGGAGACAGCGACCTCGTCGGCCAACTGATGAGACGACACATCGAGACGGCCGCCGGCGCCGCGGCCGAATCCGACATTCTCGCACCCGCTGCATCGGCCATGACCTAA
- a CDS encoding 2-methylaconitate cis-trans isomerase PrpF family protein, producing the protein MQWIDTTFMRGGTSKGLFFRDQDLPAPGPDRDQVFLLALGSPDPFGRQLDGMGGGLSSLSKVVSVAVSNRPDTDLEYTFGQVAVDAPLVDYSGNCGNLSSAVVPYALESGLLRLADGPQTVSVFNTNTAKQIRVHLQVRQGVAAVAGDLIVPGVAATGAPIELEYLQPGGARTGTLLPTATVRETLIWEGQGYETSLIDAANPTVFVRAKDLGILGDELPDQLDADAALQARLEGIRRAGAVAMGMAHNPESAPQAVPKIALVAEPRISKLLDGTTIDSASCDLTMRVISMGQTHRATPGTTALCAAVAAQIPDSIVHTVLPDDINPQALRIATPSGVVTAGANVNRSAGGQPTAESASLYRTARPLMRGQVALPMEISTTAA; encoded by the coding sequence ATGCAATGGATTGATACCACCTTCATGCGGGGCGGGACCAGCAAGGGACTGTTCTTCCGAGACCAGGACCTACCGGCCCCGGGCCCCGATCGCGACCAGGTTTTCCTTCTCGCTCTCGGCTCACCCGATCCTTTCGGACGCCAGCTCGACGGCATGGGCGGCGGACTGTCCTCCCTATCGAAAGTCGTAAGCGTCGCGGTATCAAACCGTCCCGACACCGATCTCGAGTACACCTTCGGTCAGGTCGCAGTGGACGCCCCCCTGGTCGACTACTCCGGCAACTGCGGCAACCTCTCGTCCGCCGTCGTACCCTACGCGTTGGAGAGCGGCCTGCTCAGGCTGGCTGACGGACCCCAAACGGTCAGCGTCTTCAACACCAACACCGCCAAACAGATCCGCGTTCACCTGCAGGTACGCCAAGGGGTCGCTGCCGTGGCCGGCGACCTTATCGTGCCAGGCGTCGCAGCCACGGGCGCGCCCATCGAACTTGAGTACCTCCAACCAGGAGGCGCACGCACCGGCACCCTGCTGCCCACCGCCACCGTGCGGGAGACCCTCATCTGGGAAGGGCAAGGCTATGAAACATCCCTGATCGACGCAGCTAACCCGACGGTCTTCGTCCGGGCCAAGGACCTTGGCATCCTCGGCGACGAACTGCCCGACCAGCTTGACGCCGATGCCGCACTCCAGGCGCGCCTGGAAGGTATCCGCCGCGCCGGAGCAGTCGCCATGGGCATGGCCCACAACCCAGAGTCGGCACCCCAGGCCGTGCCTAAGATCGCCCTGGTCGCCGAACCCCGCATTAGCAAGCTGCTCGACGGGACGACCATCGACTCGGCCTCGTGCGATCTCACCATGCGCGTGATCTCCATGGGCCAAACCCACCGCGCCACCCCGGGCACCACGGCCCTCTGCGCCGCGGTCGCCGCGCAGATCCCCGACTCCATCGTCCACACCGTCCTGCCCGACGACATCAACCCTCAAGCCCTGCGAATCGCCACACCGTCCGGCGTAGTCACCGCGGGCGCCAACGTGAACCGATCCGCCGGGGGGCAGCCGACCGCCGAAAGTGCCTCCCTCTACCGAACCGCCCGACCGCTCATGCGCGGTCAAGTGGCCCTTCCAATGGAGATCAGCACCACCGCGGCATGA
- a CDS encoding amidohydrolase has translation MTRPIFDSHFHIIDSRFPLVPNNGYLPPEFTPADYLRRVSDLGVAGGTVVSGSFQAFDHSYLTEALATLGPTFVGVANIAEDTSDEELNRLAVAGVRGVRFNLYRGGSAETEDVLSLGLRVWDVAGMHAEFYLDANDLAELEPIITKLPKASIDHLGMTSSHRDILLRLASRGVRVKASGFGRVQLDVASTIQDIHNENPEALMFGTDLPSTRARVPFQQEDLELVADLLADEANLALHDNGARFYGLNKLLPAS, from the coding sequence ATGACACGGCCAATTTTCGACAGCCACTTCCACATCATCGATTCCCGCTTCCCGCTTGTGCCCAACAACGGGTACCTGCCGCCCGAATTCACGCCGGCGGATTACCTCCGCCGCGTCTCAGACCTGGGAGTAGCGGGCGGCACAGTAGTTTCGGGTTCATTCCAGGCCTTCGACCACAGCTACCTGACCGAGGCACTGGCCACACTTGGCCCCACATTCGTCGGTGTTGCCAACATTGCCGAGGACACAAGCGACGAAGAACTCAACCGCCTCGCTGTAGCCGGAGTCCGTGGTGTTCGGTTCAATCTCTACCGGGGCGGATCGGCAGAAACCGAAGACGTTTTGTCCCTAGGACTACGCGTCTGGGACGTTGCCGGCATGCATGCTGAGTTTTACCTGGACGCGAACGACCTGGCCGAACTGGAACCGATCATCACCAAACTTCCCAAGGCCAGCATCGACCACCTGGGCATGACCTCCAGCCACCGGGACATTCTGCTCCGGCTAGCCTCCCGCGGAGTACGCGTAAAGGCCTCAGGATTCGGCCGCGTCCAACTCGACGTCGCCTCCACCATCCAGGACATACACAACGAGAACCCCGAAGCCTTGATGTTCGGAACGGATCTGCCCAGCACAAGGGCGCGTGTGCCATTCCAGCAAGAAGATCTGGAACTCGTAGCCGACCTTCTGGCCGACGAGGCGAACCTCGCCCTACACGACAACGGAGCCCGGTTTTACGGCCTGAATAAACTACTCCCCGCCTCCTGA
- a CDS encoding helix-turn-helix domain-containing protein, with protein sequence MKRARELKVQGLKPSDIGKIIGASRATVYRYLGLEAE encoded by the coding sequence GTGAAGCGCGCACGGGAGCTAAAGGTCCAGGGCCTCAAACCGTCGGACATCGGCAAGATCATCGGTGCCAGCCGTGCGACTGTCTACCGCTATCTCGGCTTGGAAGCCGAGTGA
- a CDS encoding trans-acting enoyl reductase family protein, with protein sequence MDNSSREHDLVLYGATGFVGRLIAGYVAEHAPVGMRVGLAGRSRSRLEAVRSQLPVAAHGWALIEADSEDADSIAALAAGTRVLLTTVGPYTKHGLPVVDACARAGTHYADLAGEVSFVREAIDRYDALARTSGARIVHSCGYDSVPSDLAVLLLHQAAEADGAGGLVEVQLVATAKGGISGGTLESMRGQLDAMRSSTALRSLAADPYALSPDRTREPTTQQPPDAGPVRRSDDGTWTAPFIMAAVNTRIVRRSNALQGWAYGRSLQYGEVMGVARGPAGAVIARALALGLRAFTGAMAFPPTRGGLDRCLPSPGSGPSTSTQRAGWFHSQVTARTENGHRYQAIAAGPGDPGYAATAVMAGESALALALDGDRLPTAKGSLTPATALGNVLMQRLRAASHTYQVTKLA encoded by the coding sequence ATGGACAACTCATCCCGGGAACATGACCTCGTTCTCTACGGAGCGACGGGTTTCGTTGGCCGACTGATCGCCGGCTACGTCGCGGAGCACGCACCGGTCGGCATGCGAGTCGGACTCGCGGGCCGGTCGAGGTCCAGACTCGAGGCGGTTCGGTCGCAGTTGCCGGTCGCGGCACACGGATGGGCCCTCATCGAAGCCGACTCGGAGGACGCGGACTCGATCGCTGCCCTGGCCGCGGGCACGCGCGTGCTCCTCACAACCGTCGGTCCATACACGAAACACGGATTACCTGTCGTCGACGCCTGCGCACGGGCCGGTACCCACTACGCCGACCTCGCGGGTGAGGTGTCCTTCGTCCGGGAGGCGATCGATCGCTACGACGCTCTGGCCAGGACGAGCGGGGCCCGGATCGTGCACTCCTGCGGCTACGACTCCGTGCCGTCCGACCTCGCTGTATTGCTGCTTCATCAGGCAGCAGAAGCCGATGGCGCTGGCGGTTTGGTCGAGGTCCAACTCGTTGCTACGGCCAAGGGTGGCATCAGCGGAGGCACGCTCGAGTCGATGCGTGGGCAGCTCGACGCGATGCGATCGAGCACCGCCCTGCGGTCATTAGCCGCGGACCCCTACGCTCTGAGCCCCGACCGCACACGGGAGCCGACGACACAACAGCCTCCCGACGCCGGTCCTGTGCGCCGTTCCGATGACGGCACCTGGACCGCGCCTTTCATCATGGCCGCGGTCAACACTCGGATAGTGCGCCGCAGCAACGCATTGCAGGGTTGGGCCTACGGCCGCTCCCTTCAGTACGGCGAGGTGATGGGGGTAGCCCGCGGCCCGGCAGGAGCAGTCATCGCCAGGGCATTGGCACTCGGGCTCCGGGCATTCACGGGCGCGATGGCGTTCCCGCCGACCCGGGGAGGGCTCGACCGCTGTCTTCCGTCACCAGGTTCGGGTCCGAGCACCAGCACGCAGCGCGCGGGCTGGTTCCACTCCCAGGTAACCGCCCGCACCGAGAACGGGCACCGATACCAGGCGATTGCTGCTGGCCCCGGCGATCCCGGCTATGCCGCCACCGCCGTGATGGCAGGGGAGAGTGCACTCGCTCTTGCCCTCGACGGTGACCGGCTGCCGACTGCGAAAGGGTCGCTAACACCGGCCACTGCACTCGGCAACGTGCTCATGCAGCGACTCCGTGCGGCCAGCCACACTTACCAGGTAACCAAACTCGCCTGA
- a CDS encoding carbon-nitrogen hydrolase family protein gives MAQTVRVAAIQAEPAWLDIEGTTAKTVDLIREAAAGGANLVAFPETWIPGYPIFLWSYPVYQQMEFVARYHANSPTIGGEHLRRIREAARDNAVTVVLGFSEKDGGSLYMAQAIIGPDGNILLHRRKLKPTHAERTLFGESDGSGLKVVETPLGRVGALNCFEHLQPLSKYAMYAQNEQIHVAGWPCLGMLGNVPALSPESIMAASRTYAFEGSAFVIAATQVMSEEGARKFPTADGGPTPVYTGGGGYARVYGPDSALLTEPLDPTTEGIVYADLDLAQIDLAKNILDPTGHYSRPDVTRLLLDDRARTPVVRPGELGGELFVPLPDTDGADEDAQSYAPDRTQKIS, from the coding sequence ATGGCACAGACAGTGCGCGTGGCCGCCATACAGGCCGAGCCCGCATGGCTGGACATCGAGGGCACCACGGCCAAGACCGTGGACCTGATTCGGGAAGCCGCCGCCGGCGGAGCTAACCTGGTGGCGTTCCCGGAGACGTGGATCCCGGGCTACCCGATCTTCCTATGGTCCTATCCGGTCTACCAGCAGATGGAATTCGTTGCCCGCTACCATGCCAACTCGCCCACGATCGGCGGAGAGCACCTGAGGCGGATCCGCGAGGCCGCCCGGGACAACGCGGTCACCGTGGTGCTCGGCTTCAGCGAAAAGGACGGCGGCTCTCTGTACATGGCCCAGGCGATCATCGGCCCGGACGGGAACATCCTGCTGCACCGGCGAAAGCTCAAGCCCACTCACGCGGAGCGGACCCTGTTCGGCGAAAGCGACGGTTCCGGGCTCAAGGTGGTAGAGACACCGCTGGGCCGGGTCGGGGCGCTGAACTGCTTCGAGCACCTGCAGCCGCTGAGCAAGTACGCGATGTACGCGCAGAACGAGCAGATCCACGTGGCCGGCTGGCCTTGCCTGGGCATGCTGGGCAACGTGCCGGCGCTGAGCCCGGAATCCATCATGGCCGCCTCGCGGACCTATGCCTTCGAAGGCAGCGCCTTCGTCATCGCCGCCACCCAGGTCATGTCCGAGGAGGGTGCCCGCAAGTTCCCCACCGCAGACGGCGGCCCCACCCCGGTCTATACCGGCGGCGGCGGATACGCCCGCGTCTACGGGCCGGACTCCGCCCTGCTCACCGAGCCGCTGGACCCCACCACCGAAGGCATCGTCTACGCGGACCTGGACCTGGCGCAGATCGACCTGGCCAAGAACATCCTGGACCCGACCGGGCACTATTCCCGCCCGGACGTGACCCGGCTCCTCCTCGACGACCGTGCCCGCACCCCCGTGGTCCGCCCCGGCGAACTAGGCGGGGAACTGTTCGTCCCGCTGCCCGATACCGACGGCGCGGACGAGGATGCGCAGTCCTACGCCCCGGACCGCACGCAGAAGATCTCCTAA
- a CDS encoding AraC family transcriptional regulator, which translates to MAVLSAADIGTWQEISGRHFVPLHCTTPDPAFTATISPVRLAPDVSVCRIGSGPVRVERTERLAHRNDGDDLLLTLQLGSSCMVSQHGRTARLTPGAAALYETNRPYVLDHPLPGQDLVVLRVGRERLDVRDRLIAEACGRTLDRLVPGMGAFTGYLRGMLAEDAELGDGTRQELGGTAAELLAMVLRSFAGLGHAGWDSDQALLTAVKSHIREHLADPGLSVDELARAHHVSVRKIHALFSATGQTPAAFVRTRRLQLAAALLPARAATGQTIAAVGAACGFPEPATFNRAFTRQFGCPPSTWEPEPR; encoded by the coding sequence GTGGCAGTTCTCTCCGCTGCCGACATCGGCACCTGGCAGGAGATTTCCGGCCGGCACTTCGTGCCGTTGCACTGCACCACGCCCGACCCGGCTTTCACAGCCACCATTTCACCTGTCCGGCTCGCGCCGGACGTCTCTGTCTGCCGGATCGGTTCCGGACCGGTACGCGTAGAGCGCACGGAACGCTTGGCGCACCGCAACGACGGCGACGACCTGCTGCTGACGCTGCAGCTGGGATCTTCCTGCATGGTCAGCCAGCACGGGCGGACTGCCCGGCTCACCCCTGGTGCCGCCGCTCTCTACGAAACCAACCGGCCCTACGTTTTGGACCATCCGCTGCCCGGGCAGGACTTGGTGGTCCTGCGTGTCGGGCGGGAGCGCCTAGATGTGAGGGACCGGCTGATTGCCGAGGCCTGCGGCCGGACCCTGGACCGTCTGGTGCCCGGGATGGGTGCTTTCACCGGCTATCTGCGCGGCATGCTGGCCGAAGATGCCGAGCTCGGAGACGGGACCCGGCAGGAGCTGGGCGGGACAGCAGCGGAGCTGCTGGCGATGGTGCTCCGCTCGTTCGCTGGTCTCGGGCACGCAGGCTGGGACAGCGACCAAGCACTGCTGACGGCGGTGAAGTCCCATATCCGGGAGCATCTGGCCGACCCCGGACTGTCCGTGGACGAACTGGCCCGCGCCCACCACGTGTCGGTGCGCAAAATCCATGCCCTCTTCTCGGCCACTGGGCAGACTCCGGCCGCCTTTGTCAGGACCCGGCGCTTGCAACTGGCCGCCGCCCTGCTGCCGGCCCGGGCGGCCACCGGCCAGACCATTGCTGCGGTCGGTGCCGCCTGCGGCTTCCCCGAACCTGCCACCTTCAACCGGGCCTTCACCCGTCAGTTCGGCTGCCCGCCGTCGACATGGGAGCCCGAGCCCAGGTAA
- a CDS encoding MBL fold metallo-hydrolase yields MTVNFTLVGGPTAVLELDGVRIILDPTFDASQTYTGAGTEGTNGITKTTGPAIAADSIGRLDVALVSHDHHVDNLDVSGREVLRGVPTVFTTKEGAERLGQGAIGLADYEAGTVRLPGGREITVTGVPAHHGPEGVHQMAGPVVGFIVSGQNLPTVYVSGDNSSLDVVRDIKAHFPAIDLAVLFTGGAKFDEIAGGALLTLSNEDAVEATRILDPRLVVPVHAEGWAHFSQDAHQLRAAFEKARLNARIVVVEPGQTCALDV; encoded by the coding sequence ATGACAGTTAACTTCACACTGGTAGGTGGACCGACGGCGGTCCTCGAACTCGACGGTGTCCGCATCATTCTGGACCCCACGTTCGATGCATCCCAAACCTACACGGGGGCCGGCACCGAAGGAACGAACGGCATTACTAAGACGACCGGGCCTGCGATCGCCGCAGACTCCATCGGTCGTCTTGACGTCGCACTGGTTTCGCACGACCACCACGTTGACAACCTGGACGTGTCCGGCCGCGAAGTCCTGCGAGGTGTTCCTACTGTATTCACCACGAAGGAGGGCGCAGAGCGCCTCGGTCAAGGGGCAATCGGCCTTGCGGACTACGAGGCCGGGACCGTCCGGCTCCCTGGGGGACGGGAAATTACAGTTACGGGCGTCCCGGCGCACCACGGGCCCGAAGGGGTGCACCAGATGGCGGGTCCGGTCGTGGGCTTCATCGTCTCGGGACAGAATCTGCCGACGGTTTATGTGAGCGGCGACAACTCGTCGCTCGATGTAGTGAGGGACATCAAGGCGCACTTCCCCGCCATTGACCTGGCTGTGCTATTCACTGGCGGTGCTAAGTTCGATGAGATCGCAGGCGGCGCCTTGCTCACGTTGTCCAACGAGGACGCCGTGGAGGCCACTAGGATCCTCGATCCGCGGCTTGTAGTTCCGGTTCATGCCGAGGGATGGGCACACTTCAGCCAAGACGCTCATCAGCTACGTGCGGCATTTGAGAAAGCCCGTCTAAACGCCCGCATCGTGGTCGTGGAACCCGGCCAGACCTGCGCGCTGGATGTTTAA
- a CDS encoding ester cyclase, giving the protein MTPPRKGAEGFITAERQHLDAFANIRLVTETVAEGDRVVAYVVFEGDQVKELFGISPAGAHLRMSMCNIFRITDGKIIEKRAHYDRLDHMEQLRSKAKG; this is encoded by the coding sequence TTGACACCCCCCCGGAAAGGAGCAGAGGGGTTCATCACCGCCGAAAGACAACACTTGGATGCCTTTGCAAACATCCGGTTAGTGACGGAAACAGTGGCCGAAGGAGACCGGGTCGTCGCCTATGTCGTTTTCGAAGGTGACCAGGTGAAGGAACTCTTCGGCATCTCCCCTGCCGGTGCCCATCTTCGAATGTCGATGTGCAACATTTTCCGCATCACTGATGGAAAAATTATTGAAAAGCGTGCGCACTACGACCGGCTCGATCATATGGAACAACTCAGGTCCAAGGCTAAGGGATGA
- a CDS encoding benzaldehyde dehydrogenase — protein MELLPKDMWDGKIFTDGWTEGAGGVQEVIEPATGAVLGRVGVATPGDVAEAARAAAVAQAEWAARKPEERAAVLRRAGQLFEAHAEEIGSWIARESGGIPAKAGLEIHVAANECFEAAALPSLPQGEVLSTNEDRWSFARRRPVGVVTVIAPFNFPLILSIRSVAPALALGNAVLLKPDPRTAVCGGVVLARIFEEAGLPAGLLHMLPGGAETGEATVTAPEVSVVAFTGSTAAGRKVGELCAAHLKKAHLELGGNNALIVLPGADVAKAVSAAAFGSFLHQGQICMATGRHIVHESLYVEYVAALAEKARHLPVGDPASGQVALGPIIDERQFKRVDAIVQDAVAAGARLAAGGTGEGLFYQPTVLTDLAPENPAWKDEIFGPVAPVAKFSTIDEAVALANDNEYGLSVGILGDVGEAMKIADRIDSGKVHINEQTVSDEANAPFGGTKNSGNGTRVGGPAANLESFTEIQWLTMRPEIAPYPF, from the coding sequence ATGGAGCTTCTCCCCAAAGACATGTGGGATGGAAAGATCTTCACTGACGGCTGGACCGAGGGGGCCGGCGGAGTGCAGGAGGTCATCGAGCCGGCAACCGGTGCGGTGTTGGGCCGTGTCGGTGTCGCTACTCCCGGCGACGTGGCTGAAGCCGCCCGGGCGGCCGCCGTGGCCCAGGCGGAGTGGGCGGCGCGCAAGCCGGAGGAACGGGCCGCGGTGCTGCGCCGGGCCGGACAGCTGTTCGAAGCCCATGCCGAGGAAATCGGGTCCTGGATCGCTCGCGAGTCCGGGGGCATCCCGGCCAAGGCGGGCCTGGAGATCCATGTGGCGGCCAACGAATGCTTCGAGGCCGCCGCGCTGCCCTCGCTGCCGCAGGGGGAGGTGCTCTCCACCAATGAGGACCGCTGGTCCTTTGCCCGCCGCCGGCCGGTCGGGGTGGTCACGGTGATCGCCCCGTTCAACTTCCCGCTGATCCTCTCCATCCGCTCCGTGGCCCCGGCCCTGGCCCTGGGCAACGCGGTCCTGCTCAAGCCGGACCCGCGCACCGCGGTCTGCGGCGGCGTCGTACTTGCCCGCATCTTCGAGGAAGCCGGCCTGCCAGCCGGGCTGCTGCATATGCTCCCCGGCGGCGCCGAAACCGGTGAGGCCACCGTCACCGCCCCCGAGGTGTCCGTGGTGGCCTTCACCGGGTCCACGGCGGCCGGGCGCAAGGTCGGGGAGTTGTGCGCGGCGCACCTGAAGAAGGCGCATCTGGAGCTAGGCGGGAACAACGCCCTGATCGTGCTGCCCGGAGCGGACGTGGCCAAGGCCGTAAGTGCCGCGGCCTTCGGCTCGTTCCTGCACCAGGGCCAGATCTGCATGGCCACCGGCCGGCACATCGTGCACGAGTCCCTCTACGTTGAATACGTGGCGGCCTTGGCCGAAAAGGCCAGGCACCTGCCGGTGGGCGACCCGGCGTCCGGTCAGGTGGCGCTCGGGCCGATCATCGACGAACGCCAGTTCAAGCGGGTAGACGCCATCGTGCAGGATGCGGTCGCCGCCGGTGCCCGGCTGGCCGCCGGCGGCACCGGCGAGGGCCTGTTCTACCAGCCCACCGTGCTCACAGACCTGGCCCCGGAGAACCCGGCCTGGAAAGACGAGATCTTCGGCCCCGTCGCCCCGGTGGCCAAGTTCTCCACCATCGACGAGGCCGTCGCCCTGGCCAACGACAACGAATACGGCCTCTCCGTGGGCATCCTGGGCGATGTCGGAGAAGCCATGAAGATCGCCGACCGGATCGACTCGGGCAAGGTCCACATCAACGAACAGACCGTCTCGGATGAGGCCAATGCCCCGTTCGGCGGCACCAAGAACTCCGGCAATGGCACCCGCGTTGGCGGCCCGGCGGCGAACCTGGAGTCCTTCACCGAGATACAGTGGCTGACCATGCGGCCCGAGATCGCCCCCTACCCCTTCTAG